The window GGCCGTCGGCGGCACGATAGCTCAGGCGAACCGCCTGGGCCTTTATCGTGATACCGCGCTCTCTCTCCAGGTCCATCTTGTCAAGAAACTGGTCTGTCTTCTCCCTGTCTGTCAGGGTTCCGGTCATTTCCAGCAAGCGATCAGCGAGAGTTGATTTACCGTGATCAATATGAGCAATGATAGAGAAATTTCGAATCTGTGATTGTTTCATAAATATAAGAACTTATCCCTTGCGACAGCAATCTATACATATTTTTGGAGAACAATGAAAAATATCGAAATACTGGTAATTTGTAAAGAAGCAAAAAGGGAATGAAGCTTATTTACAACTGAGGCCAAGAAGAGCCCGTCGGCTTTATTCTTGCCAAGTGCGCCTGAGCGTGATTAAGATGCTGATATTATTGTAAGGATTCCATTACAGAGAGGCTTTATGGCTTTGATTACAGAAATGCTGCAGAAAAGCTGCCGTACACAATCCAGAAAGACTGCCCTAAGACACAAAGTTGCCGGCCGCTGGGTTGAGTACAGCTACGCAACGATCTGGAGCACCTCTGACCAGATCGCCGCCGGCCTGGTCGAGTGGGGCCTAGAGTCCGGCGATCGCGTTGCTTTGCTGGCACCATCATCCCCTGCCTGGGTCATGGCCTACTTCGGCATACTCAAAAGCAACGCCATCGCTGTGCCGATCGACAAAGACCTCAAGCAGGGAGAGCTGCGTCATATTATTGCTGACTGCGGCGCGCGGGTTTTATTTACAGAACATTCCTACCTTGATTTGATCCTTGATGTCGCGGAGAACTTGCCCCAGCTCGAGAAGATCGTCCTGCTGAACCAGGAACCAACACAAAAGGGACAGATTTCCCCAAAGGTGGAACACGCCCTTGCGTTGCTTATCAGCGAATGGCATCGACTCAGCCAGCGCTACAAGATCAAGGACGACGATATCCAGTCCTTTGAAGGCCTGGCAGAAGATTTTCAACAACTTGTCATGCCCACGGGGGTCAAACAGGGAGACAAGAAGAAAAACTTCTTTACCCGCTTGCTGCGCGACCCCGACGAAAAAACCCCTGTTTTCTCGGTAGAAAACCTTGAAGACTTCCAGAAAGCGTCACCGCCACCGTTGACGAGTTGTCAGCCAAACGACCTCGCGGTCATCCTTTACACCTCTGGCACAACGGGGCGTTCCAAGGGCGCCATGCTGAGCCACCGCAACATTACCAGCAACGTGCGCACAGCGATAGAGCTCTTTGACCTTGATCCAAGCATGCACACACTGTCCTTTCTGCCGATCAACCACGTCTTTGAGCAAGTCGCAGGGATAATCCTGCCGCTCGCGGTCGGCGGCACAGTCTCCTTCGCTGAGAGCCTGCGCAAGTTGGGAGATAATCTGGGCGAGGTAAAACCCAATTTTTTACTTGGCGTCCCGGCTGTTTTCAGACTGCTCGCAGATCGCATGTCGCGCAAAATCGAAAGCCGGCCTCTTTCCAAGGCACTCTTTAAGTTCACTCCGACCCGCGGCCTGGTGACGAAGAAAGTCCGCGAGGCCTTCGGTGGCAGCCCTGTCTTTATCAGTGGTGGTGCGGCTCTTGATCCGGAGGTTGCAGCGACCCTGATGGATTTGGGGTTAAACGTCTACCAAGGCTATGGCATTACCGAAACCTCGCCGGTTATCGCTGCAGAATCTCCCACCGTGAAGCGGCTGGGAACCGTCGGCAAGCCGATACCGGGCGTCGAAGTCAAGATTCACGACGCAAACTCAGAAGGCGTCGGTGAGATCTGGGCCAAAG of the Deltaproteobacteria bacterium IMCC39524 genome contains:
- a CDS encoding AMP-binding protein gives rise to the protein MALITEMLQKSCRTQSRKTALRHKVAGRWVEYSYATIWSTSDQIAAGLVEWGLESGDRVALLAPSSPAWVMAYFGILKSNAIAVPIDKDLKQGELRHIIADCGARVLFTEHSYLDLILDVAENLPQLEKIVLLNQEPTQKGQISPKVEHALALLISEWHRLSQRYKIKDDDIQSFEGLAEDFQQLVMPTGVKQGDKKKNFFTRLLRDPDEKTPVFSVENLEDFQKASPPPLTSCQPNDLAVILYTSGTTGRSKGAMLSHRNITSNVRTAIELFDLDPSMHTLSFLPINHVFEQVAGIILPLAVGGTVSFAESLRKLGDNLGEVKPNFLLGVPAVFRLLADRMSRKIESRPLSKALFKFTPTRGLVTKKVREAFGGSPVFISGGAALDPEVAATLMDLGLNVYQGYGITETSPVIAAESPTVKRLGTVGKPIPGVEVKIHDANSEGVGEIWAKGPNIMLGYYNNPQATKEAITDGWYHTGDLGCLEDDGYLRICGRLKNLIVTANGKNVYPEEIENEILNSPFVAEIMVYGHKVNETSEEVYAMIYPDQDALDAHAAEAGVTHYKPEEIEKIIRQEVLERGKNLADYKRVKRFTLREDEFPKTTTRKIKRFVVEADIDTEE